The nucleotide sequence GAGGCAATGGACACTTTCCgaagcttctttaagaaaactcgaggcattcaaCATCATCAAGGAGCGCAAACTAgtatattttggccatgttatgaggaatgaacagacaTAAGCTTgctgcaactcattcttcagggcaaggtcTTTGGAAAGAGACGACCAGGGAGGAGATcaggcttcaaaacctgagaaaatggtttattacatcgacaaccggactattccgaCTAGCAGCAAAAAAATCTAGGCTGATTGATAACATCCGGAACATATAGGTACCATCAGAAGAAGAAAGACAATATTTACAAATTTCAAGCTCTCTACAGCGTATATTCACTGAAGATCTGCATCTCCATGCTTACACAGTTCAATTTACACAAAAACTGAAACGTAATGTCAAACATGATGTTCAATGGATTATGGAATATGAACAAGGGGATACTGATTTTTCGAGCACAACTATCTTAAGCGGTGCAGCACATTGTGACCTTGATAGTTTTTGTTAATCGTCAAAATTGTTGCAAAAATACATCCACAACGTGTCATTGTTTGGTGCGGATTTTGGACTGGAGCATCATTGGGCCATAcctatactccatctaatttacttaccgttgcacgtcatcagCGTCATAACCTGTGACGGCACATGATAcaaacacgaaatatttaggcggtaggtgtgttcttttttaaaaTCCTTTTGCCGAGTACACTAGAATTACGGCCACTAGAcaaattttattatatacgcttagaaataatatttgaagatttctattaatgttaacttaagaaatacccaataatatgtttcgtttaatttgtataaatggatcataaagcgtttttatgaagcacatttgttcgaaacacactgtaactgtaatcgaacgaaggtgacattttgggaaaaattggtaacatttatttgacagttgctgTATTGACACtttagatttgtttttattctttactgtaagtttttgattaattatttatatgggaaataagccacaattaaaatgaaaaaaataattttattaacgtttcgacgcccaaatcgggtgccgttgtcaaaatataaaatattactaaataaacaaaaatgttgttgctaagcaaaaaaattcttctaataatttatttaatctgactcatttatattggcaatttagacatatattatacattttaaagtagaagactttaaaatgatattgccaatatttatgagttgcgttcctgggacgacttactgaaagatagttcattcgattacatgaaatcaaccccaactcaagaatatctgtcacaaaaaattatagcatgtgatctgtctttaaaaagacaaccaaatgcaacgacagtaaaattctcgcgttagagacttcatagtaaatcacaagggaaaaccaggaaaaaaccttgtgatactatcccgacatcgtaagtatttggtcttacatttaagttactctcaaaaaataataccaaattctgacttgtaacatgtttaaattataaataatattaataatactagatatataagtaatactaaaatataaaatatgtaccagctcgatgttattgacttactaatcttggtattttctttctgttgacttcctctttcagtatgggcaaccacatcctactgcattctaccgaggaatttgcgacacaattggtttcatttagtagaattagagccgcttctttgatttttctctttttactatctgattctttcaggactatacttgaatctctccattgaactctatgttcattatcccatgcgtgttgacatatttgagatctatcaaattctctatttttaatataagattgatgttcacttattctaacgtctaatggtcttgatgtctcacctaaataaaattgttcgcattcacaaggtattttataaatgcaattctttgttctttcttgatcattgttaggtttagttttagataaaatagatctcaatgtgtttgttgttttgaatgttgttgaaatgttgaatttatttcctattgttttaagtttctcggatagtccttttatatatggtattgatattttcttcgtattatttcttgtgaatgttgtaggatcccgttctaagttgttctgttccattcgatccaatcttgacaattccttatttataaacgataaaggataatcattttttaataaaacagatgttaacaattgtttttctgctaaaaaggaattttcgttagaacaagtaattttggctctatcatataaggatttaatgattccctttttaacgttgatgttgtgatttgacttgtaattgaggtatctgttggtgtgtgttgattttctatacacttgagtctcatatccaatattttgaaacgttaataaaattattttttttcattttaattgtggcttatttcccatataaataattaatcataaaaatgccacaaggaaatagcttcagaacaactgtaagtttttgttttattatatttattgtatttattatttattttaaggtaagattataacttaattctagttttctatttctaatgtttttatttatttatattgaatattaatttgttttgttgtataatccaagtttgcaataattatgtaatctatttgatttaaaatggattcaggatttttttatactttggcaacaatgtcaacttagatcactgacatagataatgacgtgcaacggtaagtaaattagacaaaCTGTAGTTGAAAATGAGGCTGGTCAAATAGTGATTATTACTGGTGCTCGATATCGAAAGACGGTAGAGTTCTTGCTTCCTAAATTGGATATTACGATTTCAACAAGACAGTGGCACATGCCATACAGCCCATGAAACCATTTCTTCCGGGACGTGTAATCTCTCGTTTAAGTGATCAGAATTGGCCTCTTAGATTAAATGATTTACACCATTAGATTTCTTTTTATGATGTTATTAATTTGAAGTCGAAGGTCTATGCCAAAAAGCCTACAACCACACGTGTAATGAAGGACGAAATTCATCGTTGCATCAATGAGGTTCAGCCAACTTTATGCACGATAGTCATAGAAAATTACGACAAAAAGAGTGCGTATGTGCCATCAAAGCCATGGAGGCTATTTGGCTAGTATGCTATTCCATACATAAGCTGGTATAGCTTGTCTTCTTCAATTCGACTAACCTCTAATAGGTCTAATTCGggaatgaattttaaaaaattatttttcgcgATTGAATTCACACAGTCTTAGCTATCAGCCCGCACAAGCTCTCAAGTTTTTTACCTAGTGAGCGATTGGTGCAATTTAGAGAAATCTGGCAGAGGAATTTGCTAAATGCTTACAAGTTCGTTTAATCCTTTTAGAGAGAGTTTTCAGTTCAAACAAATGATTCGATTTTATTTATCAAATCAACGCTTTTAAGACGCAGTTGCCACATAAAAAGCGTTATtcaggggaaaggaacaaaatgcaaaattttgacgcttgtcaaaattttcaatgtattttaaatgtcatcatttttttcgaatcatgagaaaactaataagtatttttgaaaaatttaaacgcagaatgaaagactactttattaccgagggccgaaagtcccttagaatgaataaaaagtttcttttgaatgatattttatatttcaaattaaaaatcatactaaattttctcttagcttttcacccctctaacttattataataaacattatagaagtttttagggactttcggccctcggtaataaagtaatcttttattctgggtttaaatttatttatttattacttagttttttcaggattagttttctcaagattcgaaaaaatgaatcccatttaaatagcattgaagctgAAAGTTCGTACCCAACTCCTTAAATGCAATTATGATCCAATAATAAACAAACACTCATGGTATGTCTTTTTGTTTGAAATTCTCAAACACAAAACGCTTAGTGCGTATAGAAACTATACAAGTTTTATTTTATACAGGGTCGCATAAAAGTTATGGCGTTCCGAGCCAAatcgaattttaaaaaataaaagattttttaatgGTTACAGTTTAAAAATCAACCATTGATGGTTTTCTTTTTGTTACAGATAGAAATGATGAACGAGTCAACAATAGACATCCTCAATGAAACCGAATATGAAAGCGATCAATTTGCAAGTGTTCCAGCAATTGAAGGCCAATTCCCAAAATCCCTCAACGGCTTAGGCTACTACCTCCTGGTCATTACAATAATCAAACTCTTCGTAGTCCTTGCTGTTTTAATCATTAACATATTTCTAGTCATTGTTATTCTCCGATTTAGAAGACTTCATGCTATAAGATCCAATATCTACATTCTGAATATGAGTATCATGAATATCATCTTCTATTTGTGTACTCCATTGTTCTATATTATTTGTCATCTTGTCTCTGCACATGAGCAACAGTCTGTTTTGATCTTGCAAACACAAAGTACACTGTTGATACTGTACTTAACATTTGCTGTTGCTATGAGCGTGGATTGGATCCTTACGGTGTCAAAACCACAGTTGATGAAGAGGTTCGAACATCGTTGTAAATATCTCATCTTTGGGATTTATATCCTATTTTTTATGGAATGGATCGTAGCTTTTATATACTCTGAAGTGGAACATATAGCCAGAGCCAATTCCTTTActatattttatgtaatataCGCAGCTATATTAACTGctttaaacgttttcaaaaatCGCGTTGAAATCAGACATGAATCTAAAAATACCGAATATGCTTTGACAGTCGGTAACATAGTTGTTTATTCGTATCTCCCCCGATTCTTTTTTCATCTACTTCTGCTAATTCCTTTAGATTTCttagataaaattttattatttttggaaaTCATTCCTGATTTTATAgagatcggtcatccgatcgtaGTTATCTACATGTTGTGGAGGTcgaacaaatattttaaaatggcCTTTAGCAAATCATTTAAGAGGTCAGTTCAAAGCTATGAAGACGAAAATTTAGACCTTTCTGAAAATTACCAAAGCAATCCATATGACTTTCCACTAAGTTCGACTTCAGGAGAAGTCCAAGCCACTCAGTGATTCAATTGTTTACTTTGTGAATgagaatagtattaaattttaaaataataaatattataattaaaGGTAACCAAAGTATTTCACCTCaatataatttttagtttttagcatTCAAGGTATTTTTTCATACAAAGAAGCGAAAATGAGAATTTAGGATTTCCCGTGATAAAAAGGCAATAAATCAAATCAAAATATAATACGACAAAGAAGAAGTACGAAGAACGAATAAACTGCAGAGTAAACGGAAAACCAGAGACAATAGACCTGGAAGAAAAGTGGAACAGCATAAAGAAGATGTTTATAATACTAGTACAGAAACCCTAAAAAAGCTGATAGAAAACACCaaacaaaatgacaaaaaacagcAGAAGCTGTTagtaaaaatttaacaaataatagTGACACTAGCACTAGAAGACAAGAATACAGAGCATTGAGGAAAATTATAAAGAGAACAtgccaaaaaaaaagaaaacacaacGAAAACAAATTCAACGAAGAGAAGAAAAATTCCAACAAAAGGAAATCAGATCTTGTTACTAACAAGAAAAATATCAGAAAGTAACCCATATGTATGTACGAACCAATGGAAGAGGGGCCTACAAAGTAAAATCGTTAGTATGCTAAAAATGGCCATGGataacacaacaaacgaaatggtcataaatcaaataatttttaaacagaAGGATTATAATAAGGAGGCTTTCTATCAACAAATCTTGTTAATCtaatactggaaggaataatcagaaAAGCCAAAATAAATATGTAGGGACACGGTCTTTAAAAATGGCTATAAATGTATAACATTCGTAAATCATTTATCGCTATCGACGACAAGTAAGAAAGAACTATCTCTTAATATATgtgatttcttttgtcttagctGTTTCTAAAGAGATAAAGAAGGAAATATATTAACTACAGAAAGAGAAATAATGCAAAGATGGAAGCAGTATTTTGAAGAGCTAACAGAATGGAAACAATATCAacaagaaagagaggaagacatgATCGAAAATACAAAAGAAATGCAACAAATAGCAAAAGAGGAAATTGCAGAAgccattgacaaattaaaattgggaa is from Diabrotica virgifera virgifera chromosome 9, PGI_DIABVI_V3a and encodes:
- the LOC126890901 gene encoding uncharacterized protein LOC126890901, coding for MMNESTIDILNETEYESDQFASVPAIEGQFPKSLNGLGYYLLVITIIKLFVVLAVLIINIFLVIVILRFRRLHAIRSNIYILNMSIMNIIFYLCTPLFYIICHLVSAHEQQSVLILQTQSTLLILYLTFAVAMSVDWILTVSKPQLMKRFEHRCKYLIFGIYILFFMEWIVAFIYSEVEHIARANSFTIFYVIYAAILTALNVFKNRVEIRHESKNTEYALTVGNIVVYSYLPRFFFHLLLLIPLDFLDKILLFLEIIPDFIEIGHPIVVIYMLWRSNKYFKMAFSKSFKRSVQSYEDENLDLSENYQSNPYDFPLSSTSGEVQATQ